CTAAAGATGAAAAAGTTAAAAGTGGGACACAAGTTTCTCCTGAAATTTGTGAACGTCGATGTATGAAATATATGATTCAAGCCACTCTTGAATTTCAAGGTAATGAATGATCATGCTAGTAGCTTTTCCGAAAGATCCCGTGGGTCTGACCTAGACTGAGCTGGCCATGTATTGGCAAAAGCCCAGCTGCACTTCTACAAGTTCTGAACCCACAGTCGTAAAATTTCTCACTTGCCAGCGCTCCCGCCCAAGTTCTACAAGTTCTACCGGTGATCAGGAAGCAAGGGAGTGTAGTCTAGATGGGCTCGTCCGGGTCATGCCCATAGCGTAACTTTTTTAAGTTCCAAAATCTCATTTGCAACCAGGACGAGGGTCCAGAGCGAATTTCTTTAGCACATTCTGCTTTATGctattttaatctttttataTTAATGGAAATTTATTAGCATCCCCTGTTTTagtgggaaaaaaaaggaagataatACTTGTTAATTTGCATATCTCTTACTTCCCAAGAAGAGCGAGAAAGCAATGGCAATGGAGGGTATCCAGGACGGCCATGGGAGAATTGTGCAGAAGAGGGAATCCAGCAGTTCGCAGGGGAAGCAACCCCAGAAGGGATAAAAAAATCAAGAGGAATAGAATGGAAGAGAACACAGATGCTAATAATTATGTTGTCACAAAAAAGTTCGAATGACCCAAATAAAGGGACAATGTGCAACAGTAGAGGTGAGACACCTCGCCCCTCCTGTGGGTTTCCTGTTAAAATTTGGCAAAGAATTCCAGGTTGAATTAGGGCCAACAGCTCAATCTGACAATTAGTTCTACGTAGCACAGCATATGGAGTAGTATTTTTAAAGGTCAAAACACCAAGCCGGCAGAAATCCAAGGCAGAGTAGAGGTTAATATCATGACGCTAGTGAAATCCACTGTCTAGGGGAGTCTGAAATTTAACTCGGGCCTTGCTAATTTCTCCATTCAAGCCAACTAAGCATGACATCTGCGCAAGTGAAGGGCGATTTTCTTCCCCTTCATTTCCTCCTCGTCctaaccaaaatttgaaaagagACACAATTGAATACTACCAGCACCAGAGTAGCAGTCCATGACAcccaccccccaaaaaaaaacaaaaaaacttttTCCAACCAGCTAAGCTAGAGCAATGTTTCGACATTCTGGTAACAAAGCGGGCAGACGATACGTGACAGAGCAGATCACAACAGCACTAAATCTGGTAAGCAGAGGCAAATAGAACATCAAAAACATACATACATAATTCCAGATCATCAGTGATCGAACGAGACAAAAAAATCATGGTGATTCTGAACCTTGATTTACTTCATTCCACGGAACTCCGTAAAtttcgatttttttttcacaacgAGGACAATGACATAAAACGTAACCAACGAACCAGCGGTCAAAAAAGTACGCACTGTAACAAAGCAACCATAACCAAGACCAACTTCAACAGATCATAATCGTAAATTCCAAACAACCACTACCCAGGCCCCACAACACAACACCCCACCCCAACCCCCCAGAAAAGGGAGCTAGGAAAACATCTAAGACAACTCAACGCAACCACCTTGAACAGATCACCCCCACCCCTAAAAAGCTCCTAAAATTTAACTCCTCCAGTTTCCGTCTGAAGCACCACCGCCTCTGGAGTAACGAGACCCGCCACCGCCGCCGTAGCCACGGTCACCACCTCCATAACCACCTTCGCGACGGCCACCACCGTAGCCACCTCCACCGCCGTATCCTCCCTCGCGACGGCCACCTCCGTAGCCACCACCTCCACCCTCACGGCGTGGGCCGCGGAATCCGCCTCCGCCTCCGCCCCCGCCGCTGCCGCGTGACTGAGCCTCGTTGACCGTGATGTTACGCCCGTCGAGATTCTGGCCGTTCATCGCCTCAATCGCATCCCTCATGGCTTGCTCATCCCTGAAGGTCACGAACCCGAATCCCCTGGATCTCCCAGTCTCGCGATCGTTAATGATCTGAATGATGAATTCAccacaagagaagaaaaagaaacatcaGATCCGAAGGCAGATAGATCCAGAATTTAATCATTAGATCTGAAACACAAAATTAACGATTCAATCTTCGTCTCTTTGGGGATAAAAAGAGGAAGACAGAACGTACCGTTTCAGGGTATTTCGAATAATAGTAACACAAATAGTAACAGTAACAAGAGTAACAGAGTAACACAGAGTAACAGTAGGTGAAGATCAAGAGTCAACAAAGCCGAATCGGGTCGGATCCGATCTCTGCGACCACAAACAGACCTTCGATTCGATGATTTCGCCGTACTGAGAGAAAGCGTCTCCGAGAGTTTGGTCGGTGGTGGCCCAAGCCAACCCACCGACGAAGCATCGGTATTCAACATCTGTGGCGGCCATTTTTTCCCTACTGTTTTCTAAAGGGAGGACAGCAAAATAAAGGAAAGGGGGAGGGCAGTAAGAGATGAGCCCGCCTCAGAAGAAAAGAGATATGAGAAAAATGGTGAGGGGAATGCGCTGAATATATAGGGAGGAAGAGGCTCAAGAGGGCTAGCCGGCTAGGGTTTACTCCCCAAAGCGAATCCGCGTCGCGCGACTTTGCCCCCTTCCTATTGCTAACTCTGGTTAGACGAATTTGAGACCTGATAGAGGGGTGGGGTCGTCCGCGGGTTCATGCATGATTCCTCCGCGAGCGCAATTGGCAGCACGCATGCTTGGGAAATGCGATTACTCTATATAATTCTaagggaaaattgcagaaacctcccttgaggtttctgacacttgca
This portion of the Coffea arabica cultivar ET-39 chromosome 2e, Coffea Arabica ET-39 HiFi, whole genome shotgun sequence genome encodes:
- the LOC113731282 gene encoding glycine-rich RNA-binding protein GRP1A-like, coding for MAATDVEYRCFVGGLAWATTDQTLGDAFSQYGEIIESKIINDRETGRSRGFGFVTFRDEQAMRDAIEAMNGQNLDGRNITVNEAQSRGSGGGGGGGGFRGPRREGGGGGYGGGRREGGYGGGGGYGGGRREGGYGGGDRGYGGGGGSRYSRGGGASDGNWRS